ACATCGCAGTATCTGAACCCCTGATTGAGCAGAAGGTCCCTGTTTTCCAGCAGTTTATAAGGGACGAGGACGTTTTCAAGCGCCTCTCTCTTCTGTGCAATCTCCAATTCGCTGTATCCGTTTCTCTTTTTAAAATCATAGTAATATTTTATAAACTGCCTGTTAAAAAGCGAATCCTCTCCAAGCACTTTTTCAATAAGAATAAAACACCCGTTATCGTTCAGTCCGTTGACAATGCCCTTTATCAATTTTTCCCTATATAAGGGTCTGATAAATTGAAGGGTAAGCACCATAATAATACACGAGGCATTCTCTATGCTTATACCATTATTCAGGTCTGCACATACCAGTTCATATTCTCCTTCAAAATTATTTTCAGAAAGGGTTTTTCTGCATCTTGCCAGCATCTCTTTAGAGTAGTCTATACCAATATATTTAACCTTGCTGCCGATAGTCTTATTGAGATTAATAAGTGTTGTGCCGGTAGAACAACCCAGGTCATAGATATTTG
This Deltaproteobacteria bacterium DNA region includes the following protein-coding sequences:
- the cmoA gene encoding carboxy-S-adenosyl-L-methionine synthase CmoA is translated as MAKDKIFNDKMGLIADFNFGENVASVFDDMLNRSVPFYQEIQRMITEISLDFAAEGTNIYDLGCSTGTTLINLNKTIGSKVKYIGIDYSKEMLARCRKTLSENNFEGEYELVCADLNNGISIENASCIIMVLTLQFIRPLYREKLIKGIVNGLNDNGCFILIEKVLGEDSLFNRQFIKYYYDFKKRNGYSELEIAQKREALENVLVPYKLLENRDLLLNQGFRYCDVFFKWYNFCGMVAVK